One Candidatus Nitrospira nitrificans genomic region harbors:
- a CDS encoding IS630 family transposase: MHRQDDARTLVPAAQAHLRRLAVRAVRRGCTQTEAAKLYSVSLRAVNKWVAIDKVGGLRALKPKPRGRRRGQGGRLSVTQAQHIRRLIVGKLPDQLKLPFYLWTRAAVASLIAREYGIGVSLVTVGRYLRAWGVSPQKPVRRAYERNEVAIARWLKQEYPMIARQAKREHAAIYWGDEMGLRSDHVTGTSYAPVGHTPVIRATGQRFGCNMISAITNKGALAFMVFQGTFKAPVFAEFMKRLLKQMDGRIYLIVDGHPVHRSGAATRFAARHVSRLRLIRMPGYCPELNPDELLNQDVKTNGLGKSRPTTRTDLMATVRSHLYRRQKQPQIIMNLFREQHVRYAA, encoded by the coding sequence ATGCATAGACAGGACGATGCCAGGACCTTGGTTCCAGCGGCGCAAGCGCACCTCCGGCGACTCGCCGTGAGAGCGGTGCGCCGCGGGTGTACGCAGACTGAGGCGGCCAAGCTTTACAGCGTTAGCCTGCGTGCGGTGAATAAGTGGGTGGCGATCGACAAGGTTGGAGGGTTGCGCGCCTTGAAACCGAAGCCCCGGGGGCGTCGGCGTGGCCAGGGCGGCCGGTTGTCCGTTACGCAGGCGCAGCACATCCGTCGTCTGATCGTGGGCAAGCTGCCCGATCAGCTGAAGCTGCCGTTCTATCTCTGGACGCGGGCTGCGGTGGCGAGTCTGATTGCGCGGGAATATGGGATCGGGGTCTCGCTGGTCACCGTGGGGCGCTACCTCCGGGCGTGGGGGGTGAGCCCGCAGAAGCCGGTGCGACGCGCCTATGAGAGGAACGAGGTGGCCATCGCGCGGTGGCTGAAACAGGAATACCCGATGATTGCCCGACAGGCCAAGCGGGAGCACGCCGCCATTTATTGGGGCGACGAAATGGGGCTGCGCAGTGACCACGTGACCGGGACAAGCTATGCGCCGGTGGGACACACTCCCGTCATACGAGCCACAGGGCAGCGCTTCGGGTGCAACATGATCTCGGCCATCACGAACAAGGGTGCGCTCGCCTTTATGGTGTTTCAGGGTACATTCAAGGCTCCCGTCTTTGCGGAATTCATGAAGCGGCTGCTCAAGCAGATGGACGGCAGGATCTATCTGATTGTGGACGGGCATCCGGTGCATAGATCCGGAGCCGCCACGCGCTTTGCCGCCAGACACGTCTCGCGACTGCGGCTCATTCGGATGCCGGGCTACTGTCCGGAACTAAATCCCGATGAGTTGCTGAACCAGGACGTCAAGACAAACGGGCTCGGCAAAAGCCGGCCCACCACGCGAACCGACCTCATGGCCACCGTGCGCAGCCATTTGTATCGACGTCAGAAACAACCGCAGATCATCATGAACCTGTTTCGCGAACAACATGTTCGCTATGCCGCGTGA
- a CDS encoding DUF4344 domain-containing metallopeptidase: protein MCKVTTIALTVSLLLGLSWSASIAGPESQPTSRSFVAEYPDVVNQRHAAYRRAFMEERYVELFAEGLSQSIKLPSPLYIRLEECQQPNAYYAPGPPKIVMCYELFDSFERAFADVPGGERGRVVMGSWLFVFFHELGHALVDQLHIPITGREEDAVDRFSTVLLTKVGEDGTDAALSGAYYFWLSSAKNKDPFSYWLNSVAGTPAHNFADENALNEQRFYNILCWVYGQHPDRYAWVVKNGTLPMARAQRCSHESLRMMKNWEILISQASVQQTAATSAPQSSIPLLSDYPKGRIVGRVVYPEVPSSGAEFSEIFVMLYPATKELTTWFSNPVAVKKQGCLVPRDYLPDGFPRFGDSDTDGSFTINDVLVGTYHLCAVYTWNTKRQNRDSKREAIAVVPNIKVQAGTDAKLTVRE from the coding sequence ATGTGCAAGGTCACTACGATTGCTCTTACCGTTAGTCTACTTTTAGGACTCTCTTGGAGTGCTTCAATTGCCGGTCCGGAATCCCAGCCAACTTCTCGCTCATTTGTTGCTGAATACCCCGATGTTGTAAATCAACGTCACGCTGCCTATCGCAGAGCGTTCATGGAGGAGCGGTATGTTGAGCTATTCGCTGAGGGTCTCAGTCAGTCCATAAAGCTTCCTTCCCCTCTATACATTAGACTCGAGGAGTGTCAGCAGCCTAATGCGTACTATGCTCCTGGTCCACCAAAGATTGTCATGTGCTATGAGTTGTTTGATAGTTTCGAGCGGGCGTTTGCTGATGTGCCGGGAGGTGAGCGGGGCCGTGTGGTGATGGGTTCCTGGCTGTTTGTATTTTTCCATGAGCTAGGCCATGCACTAGTTGATCAACTACACATCCCTATCACGGGGAGGGAAGAAGATGCAGTCGATCGGTTTTCAACGGTCTTACTGACCAAGGTAGGGGAAGATGGAACTGATGCAGCCCTCAGTGGTGCGTATTACTTTTGGTTGAGTTCTGCCAAGAATAAGGATCCATTTTCATATTGGTTAAACTCTGTTGCTGGTACGCCAGCACACAATTTCGCTGATGAAAATGCACTCAACGAGCAACGGTTTTACAACATTTTATGTTGGGTCTATGGGCAGCATCCCGATCGTTATGCCTGGGTCGTCAAAAATGGGACTTTACCTATGGCGCGTGCACAACGTTGTAGTCACGAGTCCCTACGAATGATGAAGAACTGGGAGATCTTAATCTCGCAGGCCTCGGTGCAACAAACAGCGGCCACATCAGCTCCGCAAAGCTCAATTCCACTGTTAAGCGATTACCCCAAAGGCCGCATTGTTGGGCGAGTGGTATATCCAGAAGTACCTTCTAGCGGGGCTGAGTTTTCGGAAATATTCGTAATGCTATATCCGGCTACCAAAGAGCTAACTACTTGGTTCTCCAACCCAGTAGCTGTCAAAAAACAGGGCTGCTTAGTTCCAAGAGACTATCTGCCCGATGGTTTCCCACGATTTGGAGACAGCGATACTGATGGAAGTTTTACCATTAATGATGTTTTGGTTGGCACATATCATCTGTGTGCAGTTTATACGTGGAACACGAAGAGACAGAATAGAGATTCCAAACGTGAAGCGATCGCTGTGGTTCCAAACATAAAGGTTCAAGCGGGAACAGATGCGAAACTCACAGTCAGGGAGTAA
- a CDS encoding PrnB family protein: protein MNSRASQPLSLTDFEISPERGFLPSDPCEMLPDASTLNHLGGEMPKLLSARRIRQFIDEQPSLLPSIPPGWHDIEYRAAMRILSFAGHAYVWETPGQPAIMLPSQLARPWHDMAQRLGRPPILSYASYALDNWRRLDRSKPIQLDNIVLLQNFLGGLDEEWFVVVHIQIERQAGPGLEGLARAINAAARGKDEEVLLGLQALASAQTAMRDTLLRMKERCDPYVYYIRVRPYIHGWKNNPSLPDGLIYDNVEAYGRQPQLFRGETGAQSSIVPCLDAGLGIHHAPDLLTVYLQEMREYMPPRHRAFLHALESQTDGQGRALLSGYVHDHRQNHPELWSAYCACVNLLAQFREIHIGYADSYIHRQHQTSTTNPTAVGTGGTPFMTYLQKHLDETKQAIET from the coding sequence GTGAACTCCCGCGCGTCCCAACCGCTGTCGCTTACAGATTTTGAGATTTCCCCTGAACGGGGTTTCCTCCCCTCCGATCCTTGTGAAATGCTGCCTGACGCTTCCACGCTAAACCATCTCGGCGGCGAGATGCCGAAGCTATTGAGTGCGAGGCGGATTCGGCAGTTTATCGACGAACAACCGTCGTTGCTTCCTTCTATTCCACCCGGTTGGCATGATATCGAATACCGAGCCGCGATGAGGATCCTGTCCTTCGCCGGTCATGCCTATGTGTGGGAAACGCCGGGACAACCGGCCATCATGCTCCCCTCCCAGCTCGCCCGGCCATGGCATGACATGGCCCAAAGGCTCGGCCGTCCGCCGATTCTTTCCTATGCCTCCTACGCGCTGGACAACTGGCGCCGGCTGGATAGGTCGAAGCCGATCCAACTCGACAACATCGTGCTGCTGCAGAATTTTCTCGGTGGACTGGACGAAGAATGGTTCGTCGTTGTCCACATTCAAATCGAGCGGCAGGCGGGGCCTGGCTTGGAGGGCCTGGCGCGGGCGATCAATGCGGCTGCAAGGGGAAAGGATGAAGAAGTGCTGTTGGGCCTACAAGCTCTGGCGTCCGCGCAAACCGCCATGCGAGACACATTGCTCCGCATGAAAGAACGCTGCGATCCCTATGTGTATTACATTCGCGTGAGGCCCTACATTCACGGCTGGAAGAACAACCCGTCGCTGCCCGACGGCCTCATCTACGATAACGTCGAAGCTTACGGTCGACAGCCACAACTGTTTCGTGGTGAGACCGGCGCGCAGAGTTCGATCGTGCCCTGTCTCGATGCCGGACTGGGCATCCATCACGCGCCCGATCTCTTGACGGTCTACCTGCAAGAAATGCGGGAGTACATGCCGCCTCGGCATCGCGCCTTTCTTCATGCGCTAGAGAGCCAGACTGATGGCCAGGGGCGGGCACTCCTTTCCGGCTATGTCCATGATCACAGACAGAACCATCCTGAACTGTGGTCAGCCTACTGTGCTTGCGTCAACCTGTTGGCGCAGTTCAGAGAAATCCACATCGGCTATGCAGACAGCTACATCCATCGCCAGCATCAAACCAGCACGACCAACCCCACGGCCGTAGGCACCGGCGGCACCCCCTTCATGACCTACCTGCAAAAGCATCTTGACGAAACGAAACAGGCCATCGAGACCTAA
- the ahcY gene encoding adenosylhomocysteinase, producing MDYDVKDIKLADQGRLKVEWAEATMPVLRLIRKRFKREQPLKGVRVTACLHVTTETANLAITLKAGGADVRLCASNPLSTQDDVAAALVQHEGIPTFAIKGEDNATYYRHIESAIAHRPHVTMDDGADVVSHLHSKRKELLKNVIGGTEETTTGVIRLRSMAEKKVLKFPVISVNDADTKHMFDNRYGTGQSTMDGIVRATNRLVCGSVVVVVGYGWCGRGIAMRAKGMGADVVVTEIDPLKGLEALMDGFRVMPMEQAAPIGDFFVTVTGNIHVIRGEHFAAMKDGAIVCNSGHFNVELDIPALEKLATKRRVVRAGVEQFTLKKTGHRVSLLGEGRLVNLATAEGHPSSVMDMSFANQALGAEYLVKNYKMLEKKVYPVPAVIDKEIAKLKLAGMGVAIDTLTSEQKKYLASWEMGT from the coding sequence GTGGATTACGATGTCAAAGATATCAAGCTGGCGGATCAGGGGCGGTTAAAAGTTGAATGGGCCGAAGCCACGATGCCCGTATTGCGACTCATTCGCAAACGATTCAAGCGAGAGCAGCCGTTGAAAGGGGTGCGGGTCACGGCCTGTCTGCACGTCACGACGGAAACCGCGAATCTGGCCATCACACTGAAAGCCGGCGGGGCCGATGTCCGTCTCTGCGCCTCAAATCCTCTCAGCACACAGGATGACGTGGCTGCGGCATTGGTGCAACATGAAGGCATTCCAACCTTTGCCATCAAGGGTGAAGACAATGCCACCTACTATCGCCATATCGAATCCGCCATCGCGCACCGCCCCCATGTCACCATGGATGACGGGGCCGACGTGGTGTCGCACCTCCACTCCAAACGGAAGGAACTGCTGAAGAACGTCATCGGCGGCACGGAAGAAACCACCACCGGCGTGATCCGTTTGCGCAGCATGGCTGAAAAGAAGGTCCTCAAGTTTCCCGTCATCTCCGTCAACGACGCCGACACGAAACATATGTTTGATAACCGCTACGGCACCGGGCAATCCACCATGGACGGCATCGTGCGCGCCACCAACCGGCTGGTCTGCGGGTCCGTCGTCGTCGTCGTCGGGTATGGCTGGTGTGGGCGTGGCATCGCGATGCGGGCCAAGGGCATGGGCGCAGACGTGGTCGTGACCGAGATAGACCCGTTGAAAGGTCTTGAAGCGTTGATGGACGGCTTCCGCGTCATGCCGATGGAACAGGCTGCGCCGATCGGAGACTTCTTCGTGACCGTCACCGGGAATATCCATGTGATCCGTGGCGAGCATTTCGCGGCCATGAAAGACGGGGCCATCGTCTGCAACAGCGGGCACTTCAACGTGGAACTCGATATCCCGGCTCTCGAAAAACTGGCCACCAAGCGCCGGGTTGTTCGCGCCGGCGTCGAACAATTTACGCTGAAGAAAACCGGCCATCGGGTCAGTTTGCTCGGTGAAGGCCGGCTCGTGAACCTCGCCACCGCGGAAGGGCACCCCTCCAGCGTGATGGACATGAGTTTTGCCAACCAGGCGCTCGGCGCAGAATATCTCGTGAAGAACTACAAGATGCTGGAGAAGAAGGTCTACCCGGTGCCGGCGGTGATCGACAAGGAAATCGCGAAGCTCAAGTTAGCCGGCATGGGCGTGGCAATCGACACCTTGACGTCGGAGCAGAAGAAGTATCTTGCCTCCTGGGAAATGGGCACCTAG
- the metK gene encoding methionine adenosyltransferase, producing MRDNFLFTSESVTEGHPDKIADQISDGILDAIIAQDKYSRVACETILTTGIALVAGEISTKAYVEIPDIIRDVIKDVGYCDASWGFDYHTCSVLTAIHQQSGDIAMGVDSGGAGDQGLMFGYATNETAELMPMPIVLAHRLTKRLAEVRKKNLLKWVRPDGKSQVTVEYKNGKPVRIDTIVVSTQHSPEVTSKQIERDIMEKVIKPVMPKGLYVPTGVKHHINPTGRFVVGGPMGDTGLTGRKIIVDTYGGHGSHGGGAFSGKDPTKVDRSASYMARYIAKNLVAAGLADKCEVQLAYAIGVADPVSVLVDTKGTEKVSVDILDKLVRKHFPMTPQGIIDHLKLRRPIFRKTAAYGHFGRTEPEFTWEKTDKTKALRKDAGL from the coding sequence ATGCGAGACAATTTCCTGTTTACTTCAGAATCGGTCACTGAAGGACACCCGGATAAGATCGCCGATCAGATTTCCGACGGCATCTTGGACGCCATCATCGCGCAAGATAAATATTCCCGCGTCGCTTGCGAAACCATCCTGACTACCGGCATCGCCCTCGTAGCCGGCGAGATCTCGACCAAGGCGTACGTTGAAATCCCGGATATTATCCGTGACGTCATCAAGGATGTCGGCTATTGCGATGCGTCGTGGGGGTTCGACTATCATACCTGCTCGGTTCTCACCGCCATTCATCAGCAATCCGGCGATATCGCGATGGGGGTCGACTCCGGAGGGGCCGGCGACCAGGGCTTGATGTTCGGCTACGCCACCAATGAAACGGCTGAGCTTATGCCCATGCCCATCGTCCTGGCTCACCGGCTGACCAAGCGGCTGGCAGAGGTGCGCAAAAAGAACCTTCTCAAGTGGGTGCGGCCCGACGGCAAATCCCAAGTGACGGTCGAGTATAAAAACGGCAAGCCCGTTCGGATCGATACGATCGTCGTCTCCACGCAACACAGCCCCGAGGTCACCAGCAAACAGATCGAGCGCGACATCATGGAAAAAGTCATTAAACCCGTGATGCCGAAAGGTCTCTACGTTCCAACCGGCGTGAAACATCACATCAACCCCACCGGCCGTTTCGTCGTCGGCGGTCCGATGGGCGACACCGGCCTCACAGGCCGGAAAATCATCGTCGATACCTACGGCGGACACGGCAGTCATGGCGGCGGCGCGTTTTCAGGCAAGGATCCCACAAAGGTGGACCGATCCGCCTCATATATGGCCCGCTATATCGCCAAGAATCTCGTCGCCGCCGGCTTGGCCGACAAGTGCGAAGTGCAGCTGGCCTACGCGATCGGCGTTGCCGATCCGGTATCTGTCCTCGTCGACACCAAGGGCACTGAAAAGGTGTCGGTCGATATTCTCGATAAGCTCGTGCGCAAACATTTCCCCATGACTCCCCAAGGCATCATCGATCATCTGAAACTCCGGCGCCCGATTTTCCGAAAAACCGCGGCATACGGCCATTTCGGTCGCACGGAGCCTGAGTTTACGTGGGAGAAAACCGATAAGACAAAGGCCTTGCGCAAGGACGCCGGGCTCTAA
- a CDS encoding peroxiredoxin family protein: protein MTFHRTALVFTVMAIGALCMAPSSEAESPQPKKRPGFERGVVQIGDEAPNFTLRDLSGNVMSLSQLRGKVVLLNFWATWCGPCRVEMPAMEQLYRTLSRREFEILAVSTDSQGAAVTRPFQREMGFTFPILHDSEYRVGLTYGARSIPLTFMVDRRGIVRQKIFGARDWDSPEARDLIHELMKS, encoded by the coding sequence ATGACATTTCATCGAACGGCTTTGGTGTTCACCGTCATGGCGATCGGCGCGCTGTGCATGGCGCCATCCTCCGAGGCAGAGTCTCCCCAACCGAAGAAACGGCCAGGCTTCGAGCGTGGCGTTGTCCAAATCGGTGACGAAGCCCCCAATTTCACATTGCGTGATCTTTCGGGCAATGTCATGAGTCTATCTCAACTGAGAGGGAAGGTCGTCCTGCTGAATTTTTGGGCGACCTGGTGCGGGCCCTGCCGTGTCGAGATGCCGGCGATGGAACAGCTGTATCGAACGTTATCGCGAAGGGAGTTCGAGATCTTGGCGGTGTCGACGGATTCACAGGGCGCGGCGGTCACCCGCCCGTTCCAGCGAGAAATGGGATTCACGTTTCCCATTCTCCATGACTCGGAATACCGCGTGGGCCTGACGTACGGGGCCCGTTCGATTCCGCTCACCTTTATGGTCGATCGCCGAGGCATCGTGCGACAAAAGATTTTCGGCGCTCGTGATTGGGACTCTCCGGAGGCCCGTGACTTAATCCATGAACTGATGAAGTCGTAA
- a CDS encoding cytochrome c biogenesis CcdA family protein, whose translation MTQSMPQISLIAAFSAGLLSFVSPCVLPLVPSYISYITGLSVEQLTDASERVKFRKAIVVNSLLFIGGFSSVFIAFGASASFLGQILITHQDLIRRIGGALIIVFGLYLLGILNLKFLKMEQRYQFRNRPAGYLGSFLIGVAFAAGWTPCVGPVLGSILLYASTTDSLFSGVVLLAFYSLGLGLPLFLTALGVDRFLAYFKEVRAYLWGVSTVSGVLLILVGVMIYANSLTMVTSFLERYGIGWYLGQ comes from the coding sequence ATGACACAATCCATGCCACAGATTTCGCTCATTGCCGCTTTCTCGGCGGGACTCCTTTCGTTTGTATCCCCATGCGTGTTGCCGTTGGTGCCGAGCTATATTTCCTACATTACAGGCCTGTCCGTCGAACAGTTGACCGATGCGTCCGAGCGGGTCAAGTTTAGGAAGGCCATCGTCGTGAACTCCTTGTTGTTCATCGGGGGGTTTTCATCAGTCTTTATCGCATTCGGGGCTTCGGCGAGTTTTCTCGGCCAGATCCTGATCACCCATCAAGATCTCATCCGCCGTATCGGCGGCGCGTTGATTATCGTGTTTGGGCTCTATCTGCTCGGGATTCTGAACTTGAAGTTCCTCAAGATGGAACAGCGGTATCAATTCCGTAATAGACCCGCCGGATACCTGGGGTCATTCCTGATCGGGGTTGCTTTCGCGGCCGGTTGGACCCCCTGTGTCGGTCCAGTGCTGGGATCCATTCTTCTATATGCCAGTACGACCGACTCTCTTTTTAGCGGAGTCGTGTTGCTGGCCTTTTACTCGTTGGGGTTGGGCTTGCCGCTGTTCCTCACGGCACTGGGCGTCGATCGATTTCTGGCCTATTTCAAGGAAGTGCGGGCGTATCTGTGGGGCGTTTCGACCGTGAGCGGAGTCTTGCTGATCCTTGTCGGCGTGATGATCTACGCCAATTCGCTGACCATGGTGACCAGTTTCTTGGAGCGATACGGGATCGGTTGGTATCTGGGCCAGTAA
- a CDS encoding outer membrane protein assembly factor BamD gives MLPLEIAASPLSRLSRLSLAAFLGVGSLFITSCAGDIGPGDVRSGIKKVFSSTDEQIFLGDTVENHYHPNVIMKRGEAYFEKEEYAEALVEYKHFLELHRNHVLAPYAGFRIGEIHFKMAKTIDRDPEPMQKAITAFEQMRKEFPGSRYDTQALQKLEECHDWIAQMHLFVGQFYYRRGSYLAATHRFQQILQAYPNKPIAAEALYSLAKSYHEMGADDWARENLVVLVDKYPNSTASGAGKSLLEKIGGAQPSTLLAQKSESVPLSDAGPGMVRSNRPAVSPSPPPAIGILGVPPALDSLGAAAATTLGQGFTACRLGAWC, from the coding sequence ATGTTGCCCCTCGAAATCGCAGCTTCTCCGCTCTCACGACTATCACGACTGAGCCTGGCGGCTTTTCTCGGCGTCGGTTCGCTGTTCATCACCTCCTGCGCCGGCGATATCGGCCCGGGCGACGTTCGAAGCGGGATCAAGAAGGTCTTCAGCAGCACCGACGAGCAAATTTTTCTCGGAGATACCGTTGAGAACCACTACCACCCCAATGTCATCATGAAACGGGGGGAAGCCTATTTCGAGAAAGAGGAGTATGCGGAGGCCTTAGTCGAGTACAAACACTTTCTGGAACTCCATCGCAATCACGTCCTGGCTCCCTATGCAGGATTCAGGATCGGGGAAATTCATTTCAAGATGGCGAAGACCATCGATCGTGACCCTGAGCCGATGCAAAAGGCCATCACCGCGTTCGAGCAGATGAGAAAAGAGTTCCCCGGCAGTCGCTATGACACCCAGGCGCTGCAAAAGCTCGAGGAATGCCATGATTGGATCGCTCAGATGCATCTCTTCGTGGGACAATTCTATTACCGGCGGGGCTCCTACCTCGCCGCCACGCACCGGTTTCAGCAAATCCTCCAGGCTTACCCGAATAAGCCCATCGCCGCTGAAGCCCTGTACTCCCTTGCGAAGTCGTACCATGAAATGGGTGCGGACGATTGGGCAAGGGAGAATCTCGTCGTCTTGGTAGACAAGTATCCGAACAGTACCGCCTCAGGGGCCGGGAAGAGCTTGCTTGAGAAAATCGGGGGGGCCCAACCGAGTACGCTCCTCGCTCAGAAATCGGAATCGGTCCCCCTTTCCGACGCCGGCCCAGGGATGGTCCGCAGCAATCGGCCGGCCGTCAGCCCATCTCCACCTCCGGCAATCGGAATACTCGGCGTTCCTCCGGCGCTCGACTCGCTTGGGGCGGCCGCCGCCACGACACTGGGGCAGGGCTTTACAGCCTGTCGTCTCGGCGCCTGGTGCTGA